One region of Primulina tabacum isolate GXHZ01 chromosome 1, ASM2559414v2, whole genome shotgun sequence genomic DNA includes:
- the LOC142550019 gene encoding B3 domain-containing transcription repressor VAL1-like isoform X2 has protein sequence MGSKNCMNKACRTTTSSEWKKGWRLKSGGFATLCFNCGSSYDNSVFCETFHFKESGWRECRICGKLIHCGCTASRYLYEYMDFGGISCLSCAKNLEIQHVQPVQTIGDLPSDPFMANDLKDVHTLVTEHIRNDDKFSTKSLLQLTKAVEANDEISKPEQLRREESMLKTVDTQKCVSNLRQQCSSSAFLKQDIGRPEQEVKNAYESLALQSPNFSLATPLGSSSSVLPFRGEIIERVEQSKCSFQHGKTTKQALSKPVKHSPAASSETNKDSTAQKRFARPPADGLFRTQLLPRYWPKITDQELQQLSVDLKSSIVPLFEKILSASDAGRIGRLVLPKACAEAYFPPINQSEGIPIRIQDIKGKEWTFQFRFWPNNNSRMYVLEGVTPCIQNMQVQAGDVVTFSRIDPGGQLVIGCRKATNNGDLLDSHVTILPNGNSLGETSFSGVTETLLPTGGLTSDDSVQQSNPVSEKKLRNIKNKRLLMHNDDAVELRITWEEAQELLRPSPAAKPTIVLVEDLEFEEFDEPPIFGKRTIFTSRLLGEQEQLSQCDICSKWRRLPVHALLSAKWTCSDNIWDSNRCSCSAADDISPQELEALFTYNNEFKKRRISDNVSKEGEPSGLDALATIAVLGDNIGDIGESSAGATTRHPRHRPGCSCIVCIQPPSGKGKHEPACKCNVCSTIKRRFKTIIMRKKKRQSEREAELSQEKDKPALAKIYFEKEEEEEDIAGNALKNMNHHQENEDGNQLHLEEAKKGTLDLNCDPYREEDVIAEEDGMSSTTSMNVATLPFDMFLGKPNDLPSLEESVLKKEDNVAGEGAMLPAVPGQENNPEDE, from the exons ATGGGGTCAAAGAATTGCATGAATAAGGCGTGCCGTACGACGACATCGTCTGAGTGGAAGAAAGGTTGGAGGTTGAAATCAGGAGGATTCGCTACGCTTTGTTTCAACTGCGG ATCCTCGTATGACAATTCAGTCTTTTGTGAGACATTCCACTTTAAGGAATCTGGTTGGCGGGAATGCAGAATATGTGGGAAG CTCATCCATTGCGGGTGCACTGCTTCAAGATATCTGTACGAATACATGGATTTTGGGGGTATTAGTTGCCTAAGCTGTGCAAAGAATTTGGAAATTCAACATGTGCAACCGGTTCAG ACTATTGGTGATCTTCCCAGTGACCCGTTTATGGCAAATGACTTAAAAGATGTGCACACTCTAGTTACTGAGCATATAAGAAACGACGACAAATTTAGTACCAAGAGTCTTCTTCAGTTGACTAAGGCCGTGGAAGCAAATGACGAGATTTCGAAGCCTGAGCAACTTAGACGAGAAGAATCCATGTTGAAAACCGTGGATACACAAAAATGTGTATCAAATCTGAGACAGCAGTGTTCTTCATCTGCTTTTCTCAAACAAGATATCGGTCGACCAGAACAAGAAGTTAAGAATGCATATGAGTCTCTGGCTCTGCAGTCTCCAAACTTTTCTTTGGCAACTCCTTTAGGTAGTTCAAGTTCGGTTCTGCCTTTTCGTGGAGAGATTATTGAAAGGGTCGAACAGAGCAAATGTTCCTTCCAACATGGGAAAACTACAAAGCAAGCATTGTCAAAGCCAGTCAAGCATAGTCCCGCAGCAAGTTCAGAGACAAATAAAGACAGTACTGCACAAAAACGTTTTGCTAGGCCTCCAGCTGATGGGCTGTTTCGGACTCAGCTGCTTCCTCGCTACTGGCCTAAGATCACGGATCAAGAATTGCAACAATTATCCGTAGA CTTGAAATCCTCGATTgtaccattgtttgagaagatCCTGAGTGCAAGTGATGCTGGCCGAATTGGTCGCTTGGTCCTTCCTAAAGCCTGTGCTGAA GCATATTTTCCTCCTATTAATCAATCAGAAGGTATACCTATAAGGATTCAGGACATAAAAGGAAAGGAATGGACATTTCAATTTAGATTTTGGCCTAATAATAACAGCCGAATGTATGTATTGGAGGGTGTTACCCCTTGCATCCAAAATATGCAAGTACAAGCCGGTGACGTAG TGACATTTAGTCGGATAGATCCTGGGGGTCAGCTCGTGATAGGCTGTCGGAAGGCGACAAATAATGGTGATCTGCTG GATTCCCATGTGACCATCCTCCCAAATGGTAATTCTCTTGGAGAAACGTCGTTTTCTGGTGTTACTGAAACTTTGCTTCCT ACTGGAGGGTTAACATCAGATGATTCCGTGCAGCAGAGTAATCCCGTGTCTGAGAAGAAGTTGagaaacattaaaaataaacgGCTTCTTATGCACAATGATGATGCCGTGGAGCTGAGAATTACATGGGAAGAAGCACAAGAGTTGCTTCGTCCTTCACCAGCTGCGAAACCAACCATTGTCTTGGTTGAAGACCTTGAATTTGAAGAATTTGAT GAACCACCCATTTTTGGAAAGAGGACAATTTTCACTTCTCGACTGTTGGG AGAGCAGGAACAACTTTCACAATGCGACATTTGCTCAAAATGGCGAAGGTTACCCGTTCATGCTCTTCTTTCTGCCAAGTGGACGTGTTCAGATAATATATGGGACTCGAATAG GTGTTCATGTTCAGCTGCAGATGATATAAGCCCGCAGGAATTGGAAGCTCTCTTTACCTATAACAATG AGTTTAAGAAGAGAAGAATTTCAGATAATGTGTCGAAAGAAGGGGAACCATCTGGCTTAGATGCGTTGGCTACCATTGCAGTTCTAGGTGACAACATAGGTGACATTGGAGAGTCTTCTGCTGGTGCCACCACGAGACATCCTCGACACCGGCCAGGATGCTCTTGCATTGTTTGCATCCAGCCTCCGAGTGGGAAAGGAAAACACGAGCCCGCATGTAAATGCAATGTCTGTTCAACCATAAAACGTCGATTCAAGACTATAATTATGCGGAAGAAGAAAAGACAATCAGAACGTGAAGCCGAGCTCTCCCAGGAGAAAGATAAGCCTGCTCTTGCCAAAATTTATTTCGAGAaggaggaagaagaagaagatatcGCTGGAAATGCACTTAAAAATATGAACCATCATCAGGAAAATGAAGATGGAAATCAATTGCATTTGGAAGAGGCGAAAAAGGGAACGCTGGATTTGAACTGTGATCCGTACCGTGAAGAGGATGTTATTGCCGAAGAGGATGGGATGAGCTCGACAACGTCAATGAACGTTGCTACTCTTCCTTTCGATATGTTTTTGGGGAAGCCGAATGACTTACCAAGCCTAGAAGAATCCGTTCTTAAGAAGGAAGATAACGTTGCCGGTGAAGGAGCCATGCTTCCTGCGGTTCCGGGACAAGAAAATAATCCCGAAGATGAGTAA
- the LOC142550019 gene encoding B3 domain-containing transcription repressor VAL1-like isoform X4 — translation MGSKNCMNKACRTTTSSEWKKGWRLKSGGFATLCFNCGSSYDNSVFCETFHFKESGWRECRICGKLIHCGCTASRYLYEYMDFGGISCLSCAKNLEIQHVQPVQTIGDLPSDPFMANDLKDVHTLVTEHIRNDDKFSTKSLLQLTKAVEANDEISKPEQLRREESMLKTVDTQKCVSNLRQQCSSSAFLKQDIGRPEQEVKNAYESLALQSPNFSLATPLGSSSSVLPFRGEIIERVEQSKCSFQHGKTTKQALSKPVKHSPAASSETNKDSTAQKRFARPPADGLFRTQLLPRYWPKITDQELQQLSVDLKSSIVPLFEKILSASDAGRIGRLVLPKACAEAYFPPINQSEGIPIRIQDIKGKEWTFQFRFWPNNNSRMYVLEGVTPCIQNMQVQAGDVVTFSRIDPGGQLVIGCRKATNNGDLLDSHVTILPNGNSLGETSFSGVTETLLPSNPVSEKKLRNIKNKRLLMHNDDAVELRITWEEAQELLRPSPAAKPTIVLVEDLEFEEFDEPPIFGKRTIFTSRLLGEQEQLSQCDICSKWRRLPVHALLSAKWTCSDNIWDSNRCSCSAADDISPQELEALFTYNNGVNYKLEFKKRRISDNVSKEGEPSGLDALATIAVLGDNIGDIGESSAGATTRHPRHRPGCSCIVCIQPPSGKGKHEPACKCNVCSTIKRRFKTIIMRKKKRQSEREAELSQEKDKPALAKIYFEKEEEEEDIAGNALKNMNHHQENEDGNQLHLEEAKKGTLDLNCDPYREEDVIAEEDGMSSTTSMNVATLPFDMFLGKPNDLPSLEESVLKKEDNVAGEGAMLPAVPGQENNPEDE, via the exons ATGGGGTCAAAGAATTGCATGAATAAGGCGTGCCGTACGACGACATCGTCTGAGTGGAAGAAAGGTTGGAGGTTGAAATCAGGAGGATTCGCTACGCTTTGTTTCAACTGCGG ATCCTCGTATGACAATTCAGTCTTTTGTGAGACATTCCACTTTAAGGAATCTGGTTGGCGGGAATGCAGAATATGTGGGAAG CTCATCCATTGCGGGTGCACTGCTTCAAGATATCTGTACGAATACATGGATTTTGGGGGTATTAGTTGCCTAAGCTGTGCAAAGAATTTGGAAATTCAACATGTGCAACCGGTTCAG ACTATTGGTGATCTTCCCAGTGACCCGTTTATGGCAAATGACTTAAAAGATGTGCACACTCTAGTTACTGAGCATATAAGAAACGACGACAAATTTAGTACCAAGAGTCTTCTTCAGTTGACTAAGGCCGTGGAAGCAAATGACGAGATTTCGAAGCCTGAGCAACTTAGACGAGAAGAATCCATGTTGAAAACCGTGGATACACAAAAATGTGTATCAAATCTGAGACAGCAGTGTTCTTCATCTGCTTTTCTCAAACAAGATATCGGTCGACCAGAACAAGAAGTTAAGAATGCATATGAGTCTCTGGCTCTGCAGTCTCCAAACTTTTCTTTGGCAACTCCTTTAGGTAGTTCAAGTTCGGTTCTGCCTTTTCGTGGAGAGATTATTGAAAGGGTCGAACAGAGCAAATGTTCCTTCCAACATGGGAAAACTACAAAGCAAGCATTGTCAAAGCCAGTCAAGCATAGTCCCGCAGCAAGTTCAGAGACAAATAAAGACAGTACTGCACAAAAACGTTTTGCTAGGCCTCCAGCTGATGGGCTGTTTCGGACTCAGCTGCTTCCTCGCTACTGGCCTAAGATCACGGATCAAGAATTGCAACAATTATCCGTAGA CTTGAAATCCTCGATTgtaccattgtttgagaagatCCTGAGTGCAAGTGATGCTGGCCGAATTGGTCGCTTGGTCCTTCCTAAAGCCTGTGCTGAA GCATATTTTCCTCCTATTAATCAATCAGAAGGTATACCTATAAGGATTCAGGACATAAAAGGAAAGGAATGGACATTTCAATTTAGATTTTGGCCTAATAATAACAGCCGAATGTATGTATTGGAGGGTGTTACCCCTTGCATCCAAAATATGCAAGTACAAGCCGGTGACGTAG TGACATTTAGTCGGATAGATCCTGGGGGTCAGCTCGTGATAGGCTGTCGGAAGGCGACAAATAATGGTGATCTGCTG GATTCCCATGTGACCATCCTCCCAAATGGTAATTCTCTTGGAGAAACGTCGTTTTCTGGTGTTACTGAAACTTTGCTTCCT AGTAATCCCGTGTCTGAGAAGAAGTTGagaaacattaaaaataaacgGCTTCTTATGCACAATGATGATGCCGTGGAGCTGAGAATTACATGGGAAGAAGCACAAGAGTTGCTTCGTCCTTCACCAGCTGCGAAACCAACCATTGTCTTGGTTGAAGACCTTGAATTTGAAGAATTTGAT GAACCACCCATTTTTGGAAAGAGGACAATTTTCACTTCTCGACTGTTGGG AGAGCAGGAACAACTTTCACAATGCGACATTTGCTCAAAATGGCGAAGGTTACCCGTTCATGCTCTTCTTTCTGCCAAGTGGACGTGTTCAGATAATATATGGGACTCGAATAG GTGTTCATGTTCAGCTGCAGATGATATAAGCCCGCAGGAATTGGAAGCTCTCTTTACCTATAACAATGGTGTGAATTATAAGCTTG AGTTTAAGAAGAGAAGAATTTCAGATAATGTGTCGAAAGAAGGGGAACCATCTGGCTTAGATGCGTTGGCTACCATTGCAGTTCTAGGTGACAACATAGGTGACATTGGAGAGTCTTCTGCTGGTGCCACCACGAGACATCCTCGACACCGGCCAGGATGCTCTTGCATTGTTTGCATCCAGCCTCCGAGTGGGAAAGGAAAACACGAGCCCGCATGTAAATGCAATGTCTGTTCAACCATAAAACGTCGATTCAAGACTATAATTATGCGGAAGAAGAAAAGACAATCAGAACGTGAAGCCGAGCTCTCCCAGGAGAAAGATAAGCCTGCTCTTGCCAAAATTTATTTCGAGAaggaggaagaagaagaagatatcGCTGGAAATGCACTTAAAAATATGAACCATCATCAGGAAAATGAAGATGGAAATCAATTGCATTTGGAAGAGGCGAAAAAGGGAACGCTGGATTTGAACTGTGATCCGTACCGTGAAGAGGATGTTATTGCCGAAGAGGATGGGATGAGCTCGACAACGTCAATGAACGTTGCTACTCTTCCTTTCGATATGTTTTTGGGGAAGCCGAATGACTTACCAAGCCTAGAAGAATCCGTTCTTAAGAAGGAAGATAACGTTGCCGGTGAAGGAGCCATGCTTCCTGCGGTTCCGGGACAAGAAAATAATCCCGAAGATGAGTAA
- the LOC142550019 gene encoding B3 domain-containing transcription repressor VAL1-like isoform X1: protein MGSKNCMNKACRTTTSSEWKKGWRLKSGGFATLCFNCGSSYDNSVFCETFHFKESGWRECRICGKLIHCGCTASRYLYEYMDFGGISCLSCAKNLEIQHVQPVQTIGDLPSDPFMANDLKDVHTLVTEHIRNDDKFSTKSLLQLTKAVEANDEISKPEQLRREESMLKTVDTQKCVSNLRQQCSSSAFLKQDIGRPEQEVKNAYESLALQSPNFSLATPLGSSSSVLPFRGEIIERVEQSKCSFQHGKTTKQALSKPVKHSPAASSETNKDSTAQKRFARPPADGLFRTQLLPRYWPKITDQELQQLSVDLKSSIVPLFEKILSASDAGRIGRLVLPKACAEAYFPPINQSEGIPIRIQDIKGKEWTFQFRFWPNNNSRMYVLEGVTPCIQNMQVQAGDVVTFSRIDPGGQLVIGCRKATNNGDLLDSHVTILPNGNSLGETSFSGVTETLLPTGGLTSDDSVQQSNPVSEKKLRNIKNKRLLMHNDDAVELRITWEEAQELLRPSPAAKPTIVLVEDLEFEEFDEPPIFGKRTIFTSRLLGEQEQLSQCDICSKWRRLPVHALLSAKWTCSDNIWDSNRCSCSAADDISPQELEALFTYNNGVNYKLEFKKRRISDNVSKEGEPSGLDALATIAVLGDNIGDIGESSAGATTRHPRHRPGCSCIVCIQPPSGKGKHEPACKCNVCSTIKRRFKTIIMRKKKRQSEREAELSQEKDKPALAKIYFEKEEEEEDIAGNALKNMNHHQENEDGNQLHLEEAKKGTLDLNCDPYREEDVIAEEDGMSSTTSMNVATLPFDMFLGKPNDLPSLEESVLKKEDNVAGEGAMLPAVPGQENNPEDE, encoded by the exons ATGGGGTCAAAGAATTGCATGAATAAGGCGTGCCGTACGACGACATCGTCTGAGTGGAAGAAAGGTTGGAGGTTGAAATCAGGAGGATTCGCTACGCTTTGTTTCAACTGCGG ATCCTCGTATGACAATTCAGTCTTTTGTGAGACATTCCACTTTAAGGAATCTGGTTGGCGGGAATGCAGAATATGTGGGAAG CTCATCCATTGCGGGTGCACTGCTTCAAGATATCTGTACGAATACATGGATTTTGGGGGTATTAGTTGCCTAAGCTGTGCAAAGAATTTGGAAATTCAACATGTGCAACCGGTTCAG ACTATTGGTGATCTTCCCAGTGACCCGTTTATGGCAAATGACTTAAAAGATGTGCACACTCTAGTTACTGAGCATATAAGAAACGACGACAAATTTAGTACCAAGAGTCTTCTTCAGTTGACTAAGGCCGTGGAAGCAAATGACGAGATTTCGAAGCCTGAGCAACTTAGACGAGAAGAATCCATGTTGAAAACCGTGGATACACAAAAATGTGTATCAAATCTGAGACAGCAGTGTTCTTCATCTGCTTTTCTCAAACAAGATATCGGTCGACCAGAACAAGAAGTTAAGAATGCATATGAGTCTCTGGCTCTGCAGTCTCCAAACTTTTCTTTGGCAACTCCTTTAGGTAGTTCAAGTTCGGTTCTGCCTTTTCGTGGAGAGATTATTGAAAGGGTCGAACAGAGCAAATGTTCCTTCCAACATGGGAAAACTACAAAGCAAGCATTGTCAAAGCCAGTCAAGCATAGTCCCGCAGCAAGTTCAGAGACAAATAAAGACAGTACTGCACAAAAACGTTTTGCTAGGCCTCCAGCTGATGGGCTGTTTCGGACTCAGCTGCTTCCTCGCTACTGGCCTAAGATCACGGATCAAGAATTGCAACAATTATCCGTAGA CTTGAAATCCTCGATTgtaccattgtttgagaagatCCTGAGTGCAAGTGATGCTGGCCGAATTGGTCGCTTGGTCCTTCCTAAAGCCTGTGCTGAA GCATATTTTCCTCCTATTAATCAATCAGAAGGTATACCTATAAGGATTCAGGACATAAAAGGAAAGGAATGGACATTTCAATTTAGATTTTGGCCTAATAATAACAGCCGAATGTATGTATTGGAGGGTGTTACCCCTTGCATCCAAAATATGCAAGTACAAGCCGGTGACGTAG TGACATTTAGTCGGATAGATCCTGGGGGTCAGCTCGTGATAGGCTGTCGGAAGGCGACAAATAATGGTGATCTGCTG GATTCCCATGTGACCATCCTCCCAAATGGTAATTCTCTTGGAGAAACGTCGTTTTCTGGTGTTACTGAAACTTTGCTTCCT ACTGGAGGGTTAACATCAGATGATTCCGTGCAGCAGAGTAATCCCGTGTCTGAGAAGAAGTTGagaaacattaaaaataaacgGCTTCTTATGCACAATGATGATGCCGTGGAGCTGAGAATTACATGGGAAGAAGCACAAGAGTTGCTTCGTCCTTCACCAGCTGCGAAACCAACCATTGTCTTGGTTGAAGACCTTGAATTTGAAGAATTTGAT GAACCACCCATTTTTGGAAAGAGGACAATTTTCACTTCTCGACTGTTGGG AGAGCAGGAACAACTTTCACAATGCGACATTTGCTCAAAATGGCGAAGGTTACCCGTTCATGCTCTTCTTTCTGCCAAGTGGACGTGTTCAGATAATATATGGGACTCGAATAG GTGTTCATGTTCAGCTGCAGATGATATAAGCCCGCAGGAATTGGAAGCTCTCTTTACCTATAACAATGGTGTGAATTATAAGCTTG AGTTTAAGAAGAGAAGAATTTCAGATAATGTGTCGAAAGAAGGGGAACCATCTGGCTTAGATGCGTTGGCTACCATTGCAGTTCTAGGTGACAACATAGGTGACATTGGAGAGTCTTCTGCTGGTGCCACCACGAGACATCCTCGACACCGGCCAGGATGCTCTTGCATTGTTTGCATCCAGCCTCCGAGTGGGAAAGGAAAACACGAGCCCGCATGTAAATGCAATGTCTGTTCAACCATAAAACGTCGATTCAAGACTATAATTATGCGGAAGAAGAAAAGACAATCAGAACGTGAAGCCGAGCTCTCCCAGGAGAAAGATAAGCCTGCTCTTGCCAAAATTTATTTCGAGAaggaggaagaagaagaagatatcGCTGGAAATGCACTTAAAAATATGAACCATCATCAGGAAAATGAAGATGGAAATCAATTGCATTTGGAAGAGGCGAAAAAGGGAACGCTGGATTTGAACTGTGATCCGTACCGTGAAGAGGATGTTATTGCCGAAGAGGATGGGATGAGCTCGACAACGTCAATGAACGTTGCTACTCTTCCTTTCGATATGTTTTTGGGGAAGCCGAATGACTTACCAAGCCTAGAAGAATCCGTTCTTAAGAAGGAAGATAACGTTGCCGGTGAAGGAGCCATGCTTCCTGCGGTTCCGGGACAAGAAAATAATCCCGAAGATGAGTAA
- the LOC142550019 gene encoding B3 domain-containing transcription repressor VAL1-like isoform X3 yields the protein MGSKNCMNKACRTTTSSEWKKGWRLKSGGFATLCFNCGSSYDNSVFCETFHFKESGWRECRICGKLIHCGCTASRYLYEYMDFGGISCLSCAKNLEIQHVQPVQTIGDLPSDPFMANDLKDVHTLVTEHIRNDDKFSTKSLLQLTKAVEANDEISKPEQLRREESMLKTVDTQKCVSNLRQQCSSSAFLKQDIGRPEQEVKNAYESLALQSPNFSLATPLGSSSSVLPFRGEIIERVEQSKCSFQHGKTTKQALSKPVKHSPAASSETNKDSTAQKRFARPPADGLFRTQLLPRYWPKITDQELQQLSVDLKSSIVPLFEKILSASDAGRIGRLVLPKACAEAYFPPINQSEGIPIRIQDIKGKEWTFQFRFWPNNNSRMYVLEGVTPCIQNMQVQAGDVVTFSRIDPGGQLVIGCRKATNNGDLLDSHVTILPNGNSLGETSFSGVTETLLPQSNPVSEKKLRNIKNKRLLMHNDDAVELRITWEEAQELLRPSPAAKPTIVLVEDLEFEEFDEPPIFGKRTIFTSRLLGEQEQLSQCDICSKWRRLPVHALLSAKWTCSDNIWDSNRCSCSAADDISPQELEALFTYNNGVNYKLEFKKRRISDNVSKEGEPSGLDALATIAVLGDNIGDIGESSAGATTRHPRHRPGCSCIVCIQPPSGKGKHEPACKCNVCSTIKRRFKTIIMRKKKRQSEREAELSQEKDKPALAKIYFEKEEEEEDIAGNALKNMNHHQENEDGNQLHLEEAKKGTLDLNCDPYREEDVIAEEDGMSSTTSMNVATLPFDMFLGKPNDLPSLEESVLKKEDNVAGEGAMLPAVPGQENNPEDE from the exons ATGGGGTCAAAGAATTGCATGAATAAGGCGTGCCGTACGACGACATCGTCTGAGTGGAAGAAAGGTTGGAGGTTGAAATCAGGAGGATTCGCTACGCTTTGTTTCAACTGCGG ATCCTCGTATGACAATTCAGTCTTTTGTGAGACATTCCACTTTAAGGAATCTGGTTGGCGGGAATGCAGAATATGTGGGAAG CTCATCCATTGCGGGTGCACTGCTTCAAGATATCTGTACGAATACATGGATTTTGGGGGTATTAGTTGCCTAAGCTGTGCAAAGAATTTGGAAATTCAACATGTGCAACCGGTTCAG ACTATTGGTGATCTTCCCAGTGACCCGTTTATGGCAAATGACTTAAAAGATGTGCACACTCTAGTTACTGAGCATATAAGAAACGACGACAAATTTAGTACCAAGAGTCTTCTTCAGTTGACTAAGGCCGTGGAAGCAAATGACGAGATTTCGAAGCCTGAGCAACTTAGACGAGAAGAATCCATGTTGAAAACCGTGGATACACAAAAATGTGTATCAAATCTGAGACAGCAGTGTTCTTCATCTGCTTTTCTCAAACAAGATATCGGTCGACCAGAACAAGAAGTTAAGAATGCATATGAGTCTCTGGCTCTGCAGTCTCCAAACTTTTCTTTGGCAACTCCTTTAGGTAGTTCAAGTTCGGTTCTGCCTTTTCGTGGAGAGATTATTGAAAGGGTCGAACAGAGCAAATGTTCCTTCCAACATGGGAAAACTACAAAGCAAGCATTGTCAAAGCCAGTCAAGCATAGTCCCGCAGCAAGTTCAGAGACAAATAAAGACAGTACTGCACAAAAACGTTTTGCTAGGCCTCCAGCTGATGGGCTGTTTCGGACTCAGCTGCTTCCTCGCTACTGGCCTAAGATCACGGATCAAGAATTGCAACAATTATCCGTAGA CTTGAAATCCTCGATTgtaccattgtttgagaagatCCTGAGTGCAAGTGATGCTGGCCGAATTGGTCGCTTGGTCCTTCCTAAAGCCTGTGCTGAA GCATATTTTCCTCCTATTAATCAATCAGAAGGTATACCTATAAGGATTCAGGACATAAAAGGAAAGGAATGGACATTTCAATTTAGATTTTGGCCTAATAATAACAGCCGAATGTATGTATTGGAGGGTGTTACCCCTTGCATCCAAAATATGCAAGTACAAGCCGGTGACGTAG TGACATTTAGTCGGATAGATCCTGGGGGTCAGCTCGTGATAGGCTGTCGGAAGGCGACAAATAATGGTGATCTGCTG GATTCCCATGTGACCATCCTCCCAAATGGTAATTCTCTTGGAGAAACGTCGTTTTCTGGTGTTACTGAAACTTTGCTTCCT CAGAGTAATCCCGTGTCTGAGAAGAAGTTGagaaacattaaaaataaacgGCTTCTTATGCACAATGATGATGCCGTGGAGCTGAGAATTACATGGGAAGAAGCACAAGAGTTGCTTCGTCCTTCACCAGCTGCGAAACCAACCATTGTCTTGGTTGAAGACCTTGAATTTGAAGAATTTGAT GAACCACCCATTTTTGGAAAGAGGACAATTTTCACTTCTCGACTGTTGGG AGAGCAGGAACAACTTTCACAATGCGACATTTGCTCAAAATGGCGAAGGTTACCCGTTCATGCTCTTCTTTCTGCCAAGTGGACGTGTTCAGATAATATATGGGACTCGAATAG GTGTTCATGTTCAGCTGCAGATGATATAAGCCCGCAGGAATTGGAAGCTCTCTTTACCTATAACAATGGTGTGAATTATAAGCTTG AGTTTAAGAAGAGAAGAATTTCAGATAATGTGTCGAAAGAAGGGGAACCATCTGGCTTAGATGCGTTGGCTACCATTGCAGTTCTAGGTGACAACATAGGTGACATTGGAGAGTCTTCTGCTGGTGCCACCACGAGACATCCTCGACACCGGCCAGGATGCTCTTGCATTGTTTGCATCCAGCCTCCGAGTGGGAAAGGAAAACACGAGCCCGCATGTAAATGCAATGTCTGTTCAACCATAAAACGTCGATTCAAGACTATAATTATGCGGAAGAAGAAAAGACAATCAGAACGTGAAGCCGAGCTCTCCCAGGAGAAAGATAAGCCTGCTCTTGCCAAAATTTATTTCGAGAaggaggaagaagaagaagatatcGCTGGAAATGCACTTAAAAATATGAACCATCATCAGGAAAATGAAGATGGAAATCAATTGCATTTGGAAGAGGCGAAAAAGGGAACGCTGGATTTGAACTGTGATCCGTACCGTGAAGAGGATGTTATTGCCGAAGAGGATGGGATGAGCTCGACAACGTCAATGAACGTTGCTACTCTTCCTTTCGATATGTTTTTGGGGAAGCCGAATGACTTACCAAGCCTAGAAGAATCCGTTCTTAAGAAGGAAGATAACGTTGCCGGTGAAGGAGCCATGCTTCCTGCGGTTCCGGGACAAGAAAATAATCCCGAAGATGAGTAA